A stretch of Terriglobia bacterium DNA encodes these proteins:
- a CDS encoding dolichyl-phosphate beta-glucosyltransferase translates to MSDPYLSIVVPAYNEALRVGKTLAEVQEYCSALPFEVEVVLVDDGSRDGTWDLFRQFQTLRPGTRVLRNETNRGKGFSVRRGVLESRGRLVLFTDADLSAPIKEADKLLAALESQTADAAIGSRALDRSLVGVHQPWRREYAGRFFNVLVRLFTGLKIHDTQCGLKLFRRDTTRRAFELQRVERFGFDPEVLFLIQRFGGKIVEVPVRWNDNPATKVHFLRDSALMFLDLIVLRWRAWAGWNSP, encoded by the coding sequence ATGTCTGATCCGTACCTGAGCATTGTGGTTCCCGCTTACAATGAGGCGTTGCGGGTAGGGAAGACCCTTGCCGAAGTGCAAGAATACTGCTCGGCACTGCCCTTCGAAGTCGAGGTGGTGCTGGTGGACGACGGCTCGCGCGACGGTACGTGGGACCTCTTCAGACAGTTTCAAACCCTTCGGCCGGGGACCCGTGTGCTTCGCAATGAGACCAACCGGGGCAAAGGATTCAGCGTCCGGCGTGGCGTGCTGGAATCGCGCGGCAGGCTTGTGCTGTTCACCGATGCCGATCTCTCGGCGCCAATCAAAGAAGCAGACAAACTCCTTGCCGCGCTTGAATCTCAAACGGCCGATGCCGCCATAGGTTCGCGCGCCCTTGACCGGAGCCTGGTCGGGGTCCACCAGCCGTGGCGCCGCGAATATGCCGGCCGGTTCTTCAACGTGCTTGTGCGGCTGTTTACCGGCCTGAAGATCCACGACACGCAGTGCGGCCTGAAGCTCTTCCGCAGGGACACGACACGGCGGGCTTTTGAATTGCAACGGGTCGAGCGGTTCGGTTTTGACCCCGAGGTCCTTTTCCTCATTCAGCGCTTTGGCGGGAAGATCGTCGAGGTCCCCGTTCGCTGGAATGATAATCCCGCCACCAAGGTCCATTTTCTTCGTGATTCCGCCCTCATGTTTCTCGATTTGATCGTTCTTCGCTGGCGGGCCTGGGCCGGCTGGAATTCCCCCTGA
- a CDS encoding protein-L-isoaspartate(D-aspartate) O-methyltransferase, producing the protein MSNTDFESERRAMIEWQLRRRGIHDERVLQAMQEVPRHAFVPLPFQQAAYEDRPIVIGEAQTISQPYMVAAMTEAAQLNPGEKVLEIGTGSGYQAAILAHLGAEVITLERIRSLADSAWQRLRDLGYLNVRVIPEDGSVGYPEGAPYAAIIVTAAAPAVPQVLISHLAEGGRLVIPVGTLQLQTLQVISKHADKLLVRDLDPCQFVPLVGKQAWPESMA; encoded by the coding sequence ATGAGCAACACCGATTTTGAATCCGAGCGCCGCGCCATGATCGAATGGCAACTGCGCCGCCGGGGAATTCACGATGAGCGTGTTCTGCAGGCCATGCAAGAAGTGCCCCGCCATGCGTTTGTGCCTCTGCCATTTCAGCAGGCTGCTTATGAGGACCGCCCCATCGTGATCGGGGAGGCACAGACGATTTCGCAGCCCTACATGGTGGCAGCGATGACGGAGGCTGCGCAGCTCAATCCCGGAGAGAAGGTGCTTGAAATCGGGACAGGCTCCGGTTACCAGGCTGCCATTCTGGCGCACCTGGGGGCCGAGGTGATTACCCTGGAGCGCATTCGCAGCCTGGCTGATTCGGCATGGCAGCGCCTGCGAGACCTGGGGTATCTCAACGTGCGGGTCATACCCGAGGACGGGAGCGTGGGCTACCCGGAGGGAGCGCCTTACGCAGCCATTATCGTGACCGCTGCCGCACCGGCGGTTCCCCAGGTGCTTATCAGCCACCTGGCCGAGGGAGGCCGGCTGGTGATTCCCGTTGGAACGCTGCAATTGCAGACACTTCAGGTGATTTCAAAACATGCCGATAAACTACTTGTTCGGGACCTCGATCCCTGCCAGTTTGTACCGCTGGTGGGCAAGCAGGCCTGGCCGGAAAGTATGGCCTAG